In Mycoplasmopsis fermentans PG18, one genomic interval encodes:
- a CDS encoding ATP-binding protein, protein MEIKRDFYLNKLINKKHNKLIKIVTGPRRVGKSYLLFNLFYHHLLLEGVKNDQIIKIALDSIENEHLRNGKVLFDYVLNFIKDENKYYYVLLDEIQYVSKFIDVLNGLMKRENIDIYVTGSNSKLLSSDIATEFASRGDEVRIYALNFQEFKSINLNKDNEQLWKEYCEFGGMPNTVLNENSEEKENFLQNLFQNTYMNDVILRYKLRNKEFLNEIITFLANNIGSYINTNKIFNYFKSLKKTNISYNTISKYLVYFNEAFIIEKANKQSVKSYEVFKSLNKYYFVDLGIRNFLTNISSKDEGHIMENIIFLELKRRGFKVSVGSLEKRELNSKNEYIRKEFEIDFIAKKKNQTYYIQRCLNLNESNEEREKIPLKMLEDAHRRIIITKDAFTYKTDNYGIETINLFDFLLNDNIF, encoded by the coding sequence ATGGAAATAAAAAGAGATTTTTACTTGAATAAATTAATAAATAAAAAACATAATAAATTAATAAAAATAGTTACTGGTCCAAGAAGAGTAGGTAAAAGTTATTTACTCTTTAATTTGTTTTATCATCATCTTTTACTAGAAGGTGTTAAAAATGATCAAATAATAAAAATAGCTTTAGATTCTATAGAAAATGAGCATTTAAGAAATGGCAAAGTTTTATTTGATTATGTCTTAAATTTTATTAAAGATGAAAACAAATATTATTATGTTCTATTAGATGAAATACAATATGTTTCAAAATTTATTGATGTTTTGAATGGCTTAATGAAACGTGAAAACATTGATATTTATGTGACTGGTAGTAATTCAAAATTATTATCAAGTGACATTGCAACAGAATTCGCTTCTAGAGGTGATGAAGTTAGAATATATGCTTTAAATTTTCAAGAATTCAAAAGCATTAATTTAAATAAAGATAATGAACAACTTTGAAAAGAATATTGTGAATTTGGTGGTATGCCAAATACTGTTTTAAATGAAAACAGTGAAGAAAAAGAAAACTTTTTGCAAAACCTTTTTCAAAATACATACATGAATGATGTGATTTTAAGATATAAATTAAGAAACAAAGAATTTCTCAATGAAATAATAACTTTTCTTGCAAATAATATTGGATCATATATTAACACCAATAAAATATTTAATTATTTTAAATCATTAAAAAAGACAAATATAAGTTACAACACAATTAGTAAATATTTAGTCTATTTCAATGAAGCTTTTATTATTGAAAAAGCAAATAAACAAAGTGTTAAAAGTTATGAAGTGTTTAAAAGTTTAAACAAATACTATTTTGTTGATCTTGGTATTAGAAACTTTTTAACTAATATCTCTTCAAAAGATGAAGGACATATAATGGAAAATATTATCTTTCTAGAATTAAAAAGAAGAGGTTTCAAAGTATCTGTTGGTTCTCTAGAAAAAAGAGAATTAAACAGTAAAAATGAGTATATTAGAAAAGAATTTGAAATAGATTTTATTGCTAAAAAGAAAAATCAAACTTACTATATTCAAAGATGTCTTAATTTAAATGAAAGTAATGAAGAAAGAGAGAAAATACCTCTTAAAATGCTTGAAGATGCTCATCGACGAATCATCATAACTAAGGATGCTTTTACCTATAAAACTGATAATTACGGCATAGAAACAATTAACTTATTCGACTTTTTATTAAATGATAACATTTTTTAA
- a CDS encoding ABC transporter ATP-binding protein, with protein MTSVKEKKNIKKRNEDIKAEKLANDLLLKVRNLRVDFKVGRNKYLRIVRGIDLDIFKGQIVGLVGESGSGKSVTSKSLINVNEGATTTADFMQIEDINLNKFKKERQWQSIRGTYIGYIPQDPLTSLNPTRKIGLQLLDALNLNKEWKGKSYKDKRAYLVGLLDKFGIRDSEQVFDRYPHTLSGGMKQRVVITMVVALKPSLIIADEPTTALDPTVQASVLALFEKIRQEMNISIILISHNISVVAKFCDYIYVMYAGRIVEKGTRKEIFTDPCHPYTWALISAIPENSQSRLYSIKGTPPDMANLPLGDPFAPRNDYALEIDFYKEPPLIEVSETHAAATWLLHPDSPKVERPEELEYRLKSFRKVFKDE; from the coding sequence ATGACTTCAGTAAAAGAAAAAAAGAATATTAAAAAGAGAAATGAAGACATTAAAGCTGAAAAATTAGCTAATGATTTATTACTCAAAGTTCGTAATTTAAGAGTCGACTTTAAAGTTGGAAGAAACAAATATTTAAGAATAGTTAGAGGCATTGATTTAGATATTTTCAAAGGTCAAATTGTTGGCCTTGTTGGTGAAAGTGGTAGTGGAAAGAGTGTTACTTCAAAATCATTAATTAATGTTAATGAAGGTGCCACTACAACAGCCGATTTTATGCAAATCGAAGACATTAATTTAAACAAATTCAAAAAAGAAAGACAATGACAATCAATTAGAGGAACATATATTGGATATATCCCCCAAGATCCTCTCACAAGCTTAAACCCTACTAGAAAAATAGGTCTTCAATTATTGGATGCACTTAATCTAAATAAAGAATGAAAAGGCAAGAGCTACAAAGACAAAAGAGCCTATTTGGTAGGCCTTTTGGACAAATTTGGTATTAGAGATTCTGAACAAGTTTTTGACCGTTACCCACATACTTTAAGTGGTGGTATGAAACAACGTGTTGTTATTACAATGGTTGTTGCATTAAAACCAAGCTTAATTATTGCTGACGAACCTACAACTGCTTTAGACCCAACTGTTCAAGCCTCTGTTCTTGCTTTATTCGAAAAAATTCGTCAAGAAATGAATATTTCAATTATTCTTATTTCTCACAACATTTCTGTTGTTGCTAAATTTTGTGATTATATTTATGTTATGTATGCAGGAAGAATAGTAGAAAAAGGAACACGTAAAGAAATCTTTACTGACCCTTGTCATCCTTATACTTGAGCTTTAATTTCTGCTATTCCAGAAAACTCACAATCAAGACTTTACTCAATCAAAGGAACACCACCTGATATGGCTAACTTGCCTCTTGGCGATCCTTTTGCTCCACGTAATGATTATGCTTTAGAAATTGATTTCTATAAAGAACCTCCTTTAATTGAAGTCAGTGAAACTCATGCAGCTGCAACTTGATTATTACATCCAGATAGTCCAAAAGTAGAAAGACCAGAAGAACTTGAATATAGACTAAAAAGCTTTAGAAAGGTATTTAAAGATGAATAA
- a CDS encoding DUF3899 domain-containing protein: MNSTREYFREAFTWKKLLHLFIILLISLIAGVSLYLYRTYKTEIPYKTNVSDTLLLIGAILLAYSIVIILVTLGFGTALFKNLRNNSLTRTKNELEAEKRKPASEEQRAKIKVLEKEIERKTRKIEASENKKINRFIYYLMLIIGSILLISSAIVGYM; the protein is encoded by the coding sequence ATGAATTCAACAAGAGAATATTTTAGAGAAGCTTTTACTTGAAAAAAACTTCTGCACTTATTTATTATTTTATTAATATCTTTAATAGCAGGTGTTTCACTTTATTTGTATCGTACATATAAAACTGAAATTCCTTATAAAACTAATGTTAGTGACACACTATTACTAATAGGCGCAATATTGTTAGCTTATTCAATTGTAATCATTTTAGTCACCTTAGGTTTTGGTACCGCCTTATTCAAAAACTTAAGAAATAATTCTTTAACAAGAACTAAAAATGAATTAGAAGCTGAAAAAAGAAAACCAGCTTCAGAAGAACAAAGAGCCAAAATAAAAGTTCTTGAAAAAGAAATTGAAAGAAAAACTAGAAAAATTGAAGCGAGCGAAAACAAAAAAATTAATCGTTTTATATATTATTTGATGCTAATAATAGGATCGATACTCCTTATTTCCAGCGCCATAGTGGGTTATATGTAA
- a CDS encoding restriction endonuclease subunit S: MSYLQKLLDKYCPDGYEWVKLEDAVEIFDNKRIPIAQNKRIKGKFPYYGANGIQDYVNDFIFDGEYILIGEDGSVIDGLNHPILNYATGKFWVNNHSHVIKAKEEFLNRFIYHFLSILDISDIVRGTPPKMTKGNLLTILIPKIPLKIQEKIVEILERFRILEAELKAELEVRGKQFDFWINKLLNFTNFDKNNSKELQSIGCFISGLRSKNKDSFVNGNQRYVSYLDVFNNKEINYLPNNFVKIFDDENQNDLNYGDVIFCGSSENFDETGYASVYTIKNDEKVYLNSFSFIFRFKDNNLFLPKFSKYFFNCKDFRDLLLKCINGVTRFNLSKEKMSKIKIPIPPIETQNKIVSILDKLSEYSQEINSGLPAEIELRSKQFKYYRDQLLDFK; encoded by the coding sequence ATGAGTTATTTACAAAAGTTATTAGATAAATATTGCCCAGATGGATATGAGTGAGTTAAATTAGAGGATGCAGTTGAAATTTTTGATAACAAAAGAATTCCTATAGCTCAAAATAAAAGAATAAAAGGAAAATTTCCTTATTATGGTGCAAATGGTATTCAAGATTATGTAAATGATTTCATTTTTGACGGTGAATATATTTTAATAGGCGAAGATGGTAGTGTTATTGATGGGTTGAATCACCCAATTTTAAATTATGCAACAGGCAAATTTTGAGTTAATAATCATTCGCATGTTATAAAAGCAAAAGAAGAATTTTTAAATAGATTTATCTACCATTTTTTATCTATTTTAGACATTTCTGATATTGTAAGAGGCACACCACCAAAAATGACAAAAGGTAATTTATTAACTATTTTAATACCTAAAATTCCCTTAAAAATTCAAGAAAAAATAGTTGAAATCTTGGAGAGATTTCGTATACTAGAAGCGGAGCTGAAAGCGGAGTTGGAAGTGAGGGGGAAGCAATTTGATTTTTGAATAAACAAATTGTTAAATTTTACCAACTTTGATAAAAATAATTCAAAAGAATTACAATCTATAGGTTGTTTTATTAGTGGTTTAAGATCAAAAAATAAAGATAGTTTTGTCAATGGAAACCAAAGATACGTTTCTTATTTGGATGTTTTCAATAACAAAGAAATTAATTATTTACCTAACAATTTTGTAAAAATATTTGATGATGAAAATCAAAACGATCTTAATTATGGCGATGTTATTTTTTGCGGTTCATCAGAAAATTTTGATGAAACAGGTTATGCATCTGTTTACACTATAAAAAATGATGAAAAAGTTTATTTAAATAGTTTTTCATTTATTTTTAGATTTAAAGATAACAATTTATTTTTGCCTAAATTTTCTAAATATTTTTTTAATTGTAAAGACTTTAGAGACTTACTTCTCAAATGTATAAATGGTGTAACTAGATTTAATTTATCAAAAGAAAAGATGTCAAAAATAAAAATACCTATTCCTCCTATTGAAACCCAAAACAAAATAGTTTCAATACTTGATAAACTATCAGAATATTCTCAAGAAATTAATTCAGGTTTACCTGCTGAAATAGAATTAAGAAGTAAACAATTTAAGTATTACAGAGATCAATTATTAGATTTTAAATAA
- a CDS encoding ATP-binding cassette domain-containing protein, translating into MNKNIVLDIKGLKKYFTNNGITNKAADDITFNVHEGEIVGLIGESGSGKTTVGRSLLRLYDDFNGFVTLDGKIVSGARISRKQRKHLRRNIQMIFQDPHAALNGQKNIYSTLKEPLEVNGIIKERIQDIFKDWFDIKENFFYVFKQRALELKLKNLESINLLAEKFFPYWIEKFKKMNYDQKLDIEDNFNNFYNYLEEKQNMESEIVDNMYSNTDNLINFYFEKQKDYRSGNLDFDETKLIKAKSNYEEILELTKISKQLYEAKLQLAEKSKELKELIKNYKERVNDNKNSFKNFIAEYKSEARIFKVTRLTSYDLDFYLFNYKNELINKKIVKEISLIKPNLKFIEYHKVCDLIEDLKIYSKEFFEKYLTPIKYQRNVIKIVEKTIKDNFKFIYEKYSLLNQQEKDSHEKEVATLKEEIKKIKSLLKEKQEPSKTAEDLEKAKQNLDKVNKFHEEEIAKYVEKNKLEIDEIQRNIKEQSDKYNSLKSQQSITDSEFNRVKDIFFNELNRVIDETKKVNTLENKAKVKELTKIKSIFKTKIYDKLNTLKSFNIEVKYLNKDINDIKKLLGIKNSKMIKVFGNKVGKFIQKHFARFYYHHSISNLLTKTTIYKALEDVGLLKQFAYRYPHEFSGGQRQRIVIARALIIQPKVIVADEPIASLDISIQAQVVNLLKDLCDKKNIGMIFIAHDLSMVEYIADRVQIMHLGKIVESGDTEAVYNKPMHPYTINLFKAVPKISNANEKFENVSFELDYLKGQVYPNVPQLYRVENNHYLYGTESQVEEWVKPFNINSFSLATNKSIDEEYNSKIDHKPYDGHSEIPNNIEYTDEIKIDEPTCEIKISSNFDFSKPIVEVVETKVSTTKTTKKRSTSRKASSAKKTTKK; encoded by the coding sequence ATGAATAAAAATATTGTTTTAGATATTAAAGGTCTTAAAAAATACTTTACTAATAATGGAATTACAAATAAAGCTGCAGATGATATTACATTCAATGTTCATGAAGGTGAAATAGTTGGACTTATTGGTGAAAGTGGTAGTGGTAAAACTACTGTTGGTCGTTCACTTTTAAGACTTTATGATGATTTTAATGGTTTTGTAACACTAGATGGAAAAATTGTTAGTGGTGCAAGGATTAGTAGAAAACAAAGAAAACATTTGAGAAGAAATATCCAAATGATTTTCCAAGACCCTCATGCTGCTTTAAATGGTCAAAAGAACATTTATTCAACTCTTAAAGAACCACTTGAAGTTAATGGAATTATTAAAGAAAGAATTCAAGATATCTTTAAAGACTGATTTGATATTAAAGAAAACTTCTTTTATGTATTTAAACAAAGAGCTTTAGAATTAAAGCTAAAAAATCTAGAATCAATTAATCTTTTAGCTGAAAAATTCTTTCCATATTGAATTGAAAAATTCAAGAAGATGAATTATGATCAAAAGTTAGATATTGAAGACAATTTCAACAACTTTTATAACTATCTTGAAGAAAAACAAAATATGGAAAGTGAAATTGTTGACAACATGTATTCAAATACAGATAATCTTATTAATTTTTATTTTGAAAAACAAAAAGATTACCGTAGCGGAAATTTGGACTTTGATGAAACTAAGTTAATTAAAGCTAAATCAAACTATGAAGAAATACTTGAATTAACAAAAATATCAAAACAACTATATGAAGCAAAATTACAACTTGCTGAAAAAAGTAAAGAGTTAAAAGAATTAATTAAAAACTATAAAGAAAGAGTTAATGATAATAAAAACTCATTTAAAAACTTTATAGCAGAATACAAAAGTGAAGCTAGAATTTTTAAAGTTACACGTCTAACTTCTTATGATCTAGATTTTTACCTATTTAACTATAAAAATGAGTTAATCAACAAAAAAATAGTTAAAGAAATTAGTTTGATTAAGCCTAACTTAAAATTTATCGAATACCACAAAGTTTGCGACTTAATTGAAGATTTAAAAATTTATTCTAAAGAATTTTTTGAAAAATATTTAACACCTATTAAATATCAAAGAAACGTTATTAAAATTGTTGAAAAAACTATTAAAGACAACTTCAAATTTATATATGAAAAATATTCATTGCTTAACCAACAAGAAAAAGATTCTCATGAAAAAGAAGTTGCTACATTAAAAGAAGAAATCAAAAAAATAAAAAGCTTATTAAAAGAAAAACAAGAACCTTCAAAAACTGCTGAAGACTTAGAAAAAGCAAAACAAAATCTAGATAAAGTTAATAAATTCCATGAAGAAGAAATTGCTAAATATGTTGAAAAAAACAAATTAGAAATTGATGAAATTCAAAGGAATATTAAAGAACAAAGTGATAAATATAATTCACTCAAATCACAACAATCAATCACAGACTCAGAATTCAATAGAGTTAAAGATATATTCTTTAATGAGTTAAATAGAGTTATTGATGAAACCAAAAAAGTTAATACTCTTGAAAATAAAGCAAAAGTAAAAGAATTGACAAAAATCAAAAGTATTTTTAAAACAAAAATTTATGATAAATTGAACACACTTAAATCATTTAACATTGAAGTCAAATATCTTAACAAAGACATTAATGATATTAAGAAACTTCTTGGTATTAAAAACTCAAAAATGATTAAAGTGTTCGGAAATAAAGTTGGTAAATTCATTCAAAAACATTTTGCTAGATTTTATTACCATCATTCAATTTCAAATCTTTTAACTAAAACAACAATTTATAAAGCTTTAGAAGATGTTGGATTACTTAAACAATTTGCTTATCGTTATCCACACGAATTCTCAGGCGGACAACGTCAAAGAATAGTTATTGCTCGTGCTCTAATTATTCAACCTAAAGTAATAGTAGCTGATGAACCTATTGCCTCATTAGACATCTCTATTCAAGCTCAAGTTGTTAACTTATTAAAAGACTTATGCGATAAGAAAAACATTGGTATGATCTTTATTGCTCATGACTTGTCAATGGTTGAATACATTGCTGATAGAGTACAAATTATGCACCTTGGTAAGATTGTCGAAAGTGGCGACACTGAGGCTGTTTATAATAAGCCTATGCACCCTTATACAATTAATCTTTTCAAAGCTGTACCTAAAATTTCAAATGCAAATGAAAAATTTGAAAATGTAAGTTTTGAATTAGATTACCTTAAAGGTCAAGTTTATCCAAATGTTCCTCAACTTTATAGAGTTGAAAATAATCATTATCTTTATGGAACAGAATCACAAGTTGAAGAATGAGTTAAACCATTTAATATCAACAGTTTTTCATTAGCAACAAACAAATCAATTGATGAAGAATACAATTCAAAAATAGATCATAAACCATACGATGGACATAGCGAGATCCCAAATAATATCGAATATACAGATGAAATTAAAATAGACGAACCTACATGTGAAATAAAAATATCTTCAAATTTTGACTTCTCTAAACCTATAGTTGAAGTTGTAGAAACTAAAGTTTCAACAACCAAAACAACTAAAAAAAGAAGTACTTCTAGAAAAGCTTCAAGTGCTAAAAAAACAACAAAGAAATAA
- a CDS encoding ABC transporter permease encodes MDSRTFNDKYNISDELIQKIKLAEKEKKSTNIVGKPKILFYEICKRFFKNPVVLISFTAFIALLLTGIIVTLTSPYSPTGSILKGGDELTQNLPPVFSPVITNASNYETFQRMKEWEGYHYIEPYLKDVIVNSKEKLLIYNAYDFWKAYYIWSRALKINPLKPEDIENIKASMPHLNTLFGTTVKEADIWTGAWFGAISSIKVALIVATIEVVIGVAVGAILGFHAGKWLDTVMMRVIEIFQAPPSVIWLLLFISAAGTSEWVLIAGLLFVGWTWPIGATRMFIITVKDEEYIIAAKSVGASTSRQIFFHALPAILGKIAMNYVRRIPSIILSIASLAFLGFYNKDTDINLGKFIYDNINDAKTNPWLMWLPTLILLTLSVSLQFIAIGLHDALDPRVIKVKG; translated from the coding sequence ATGGATAGTAGGACTTTTAATGATAAGTACAATATTTCAGATGAATTAATTCAAAAGATTAAATTAGCTGAAAAAGAAAAAAAGTCAACTAATATTGTTGGTAAACCAAAAATATTGTTTTATGAAATTTGCAAAAGATTTTTCAAAAATCCAGTTGTGCTTATTTCATTTACAGCGTTTATTGCTCTTTTATTAACTGGTATTATAGTTACTCTTACTTCTCCTTATTCTCCAACTGGTTCAATATTAAAAGGTGGTGATGAATTAACTCAAAATTTACCTCCAGTCTTTAGTCCAGTAATAACTAATGCCAGCAATTACGAAACTTTTCAAAGAATGAAAGAATGAGAAGGCTATCATTATATTGAGCCTTACTTAAAAGATGTCATAGTTAATAGTAAAGAAAAATTACTTATATATAATGCCTATGATTTTTGAAAAGCTTATTATATTTGATCACGTGCTTTAAAAATTAATCCTTTAAAACCAGAAGATATAGAAAACATCAAAGCTTCAATGCCACATTTAAATACTCTTTTTGGTACAACAGTTAAAGAAGCAGATATTTGAACAGGCGCTTGATTTGGTGCAATTAGCTCAATTAAAGTTGCTTTAATTGTTGCAACTATTGAGGTTGTAATTGGTGTTGCTGTTGGTGCTATTCTTGGTTTCCATGCTGGAAAATGACTTGACACTGTAATGATGAGGGTCATTGAAATTTTCCAAGCACCACCTTCAGTTATTTGATTATTGCTATTCATTTCTGCTGCTGGAACTAGTGAATGAGTCTTGATTGCTGGATTGCTTTTTGTTGGTTGAACTTGACCTATTGGTGCAACTAGAATGTTCATTATTACAGTTAAAGATGAAGAATATATTATTGCTGCCAAAAGTGTTGGTGCAAGCACAAGTCGTCAAATATTCTTCCATGCTTTACCAGCAATTTTAGGTAAAATTGCTATGAACTATGTTCGTAGAATTCCATCAATTATTCTTTCTATAGCTTCTTTAGCATTCTTAGGATTCTATAACAAAGATACAGATATTAACTTAGGTAAATTTATTTACGATAACATTAATGATGCAAAAACTAATCCATGATTAATGTGACTTCCAACTCTTATATTATTGACACTTTCAGTTAGCTTACAATTTATTGCTATTGGTCTTCACGATGCTTTAGACCCAAGAGTTATTAAAGTAAAAGGATAA
- a CDS encoding M17 family metallopeptidase — MSNLYQTKRDDNILLKAYYDANKNKEIKIDQLNYKTGKITEFLNKKEAYIFLDKNFKNYDQLVDLIDTKIVTKNRNYQIDLESFVNKDFPIESVLKAFYSRIIFYTYNYFNKKKEAPKKNQYTFLLKDNSHKELANKFELIANNRNLVRNLQVMPENFCNSEQLAQYIVNDFKNEKDLKVTVLNKKEIEKLNMGLIISVNKGSTHEPRVVIVEYNGDPNSKEKIVYVGKGITFDTGGMNTKGYHMEGMKYDMSGSVIVAYTVKTLAQLKAKKNVAAIMCITDNRQDGDASLPENVYESMSGITVEVTDTDAEGRLVLADGLYYGAKKLNATTLVDVATLTGAVLRALGTVYSGIYSTDEKNWKIFNQAATNAKEKVWRMPLHEDFHEPNTASIVADLNNYNNDEKSDCNTAAMFLKQFTNDVPYIHCDVAGTADLSGKPQGVLVDTLVEFALLK, encoded by the coding sequence ATGTCAAACTTATATCAAACTAAAAGAGACGATAATATTTTGTTAAAAGCTTACTATGATGCAAACAAAAATAAAGAAATTAAAATTGACCAATTAAACTATAAAACAGGCAAAATAACCGAATTTTTAAATAAAAAAGAGGCTTATATTTTCTTAGATAAAAACTTCAAAAATTATGATCAACTTGTTGATTTAATTGATACAAAAATAGTTACTAAAAATAGAAATTATCAAATAGATTTAGAAAGCTTTGTTAATAAAGATTTTCCTATTGAATCAGTACTAAAAGCATTCTATTCAAGAATCATTTTTTACACCTACAACTACTTCAATAAGAAAAAAGAAGCACCTAAAAAGAATCAATATACATTTTTATTAAAAGATAACTCACACAAAGAATTAGCTAACAAATTTGAACTAATTGCAAACAATAGAAACTTAGTAAGAAACTTACAAGTTATGCCAGAAAACTTCTGTAATTCAGAACAATTAGCTCAATACATAGTTAATGATTTTAAAAATGAAAAAGATTTAAAAGTAACTGTTTTAAACAAAAAAGAAATTGAAAAATTAAACATGGGTTTAATTATTTCAGTAAACAAAGGTTCAACACATGAACCACGTGTAGTTATTGTTGAATATAATGGAGACCCTAATAGTAAAGAAAAAATAGTTTATGTAGGTAAAGGAATTACATTTGATACTGGTGGTATGAATACTAAAGGTTATCACATGGAAGGCATGAAATATGACATGTCAGGTAGTGTTATAGTTGCTTACACAGTTAAAACATTAGCTCAATTAAAAGCTAAGAAAAATGTAGCTGCTATTATGTGTATTACTGATAATAGACAAGATGGTGATGCTTCACTTCCAGAAAACGTTTATGAATCAATGAGCGGAATCACTGTTGAAGTAACTGATACTGATGCTGAAGGTCGTTTAGTATTAGCTGATGGTCTTTACTATGGAGCTAAAAAACTTAATGCTACAACTCTTGTTGATGTTGCTACTTTAACTGGAGCTGTTTTAAGAGCTCTTGGAACAGTTTATTCGGGAATTTATTCAACAGATGAAAAGAACTGAAAAATATTTAATCAAGCTGCAACAAATGCCAAGGAAAAAGTATGAAGAATGCCTCTTCATGAAGATTTCCATGAGCCAAATACTGCTTCAATAGTTGCTGATTTAAATAACTATAATAATGATGAAAAATCAGACTGTAATACAGCTGCAATGTTCTTAAAACAATTTACAAATGATGTTCCTTACATTCACTGTGATGTTGCAGGTACTGCAGACCTTAGTGGTAAACCACAAGGCGTTTTAGTAGATACTTTAGTTGAATTTGCTTTATTAAAATAA